The window TGTGAAAACGTTGTGCATCGGCTGCATCCTGCTCCGCCAGGGCGGTACGTGCAGCGCTACAGGGCAGGTCAAAAAACAGCAGGGTTTTATCGCGCAGTATCCAGCTGCTGGTCGTCACGCGGTCCAGCAGGGTACTGTCATGCGATACCAGCACAAAGCTACCGCTCCAGCTCTTAAGGAAGGTTTCCAGCCACAGCAGCGTGGGGAGATCGAGATGGTTGCTCGGCTCATCCAGCAGCAACAGATCGGGTTGCCGAATCAGCGCACGAGCCAGCAACAAACGCATATGCTGACCACCACTCAGGGTTGCGGCGGTTTGGGCTTGCTGGTCCACGCTGAATCCCAGGCTGTCGAGCAAAGCTTGCGCACGCCAGCGTTCGCTCAGTTGCAACGAAGGTGGCAGCTGTGCCGCGACGCTATCCAGTAATGGGGCCTGCGCAAGCTCATGCGGCAGGTGCTGCTCAATTCTTGCCAGTAAACAGTGGCTGGCCTGTATGACGTTACCCCTGATGGCATCCAGTTCCCCACTGAGAATTTTTAGCAGGGTGCTTTTGCCGGTGCCATTGGCACCCAGCAGACCAATGCGGTCGCCTTTTTTCAGGGTGAAAGTGATGTTGTGAAAAAGGGTGCCGAAGGCATGATCAAAGCCGACAGCCTGTGCAGATAGTAAAGTGCTCATGTGCTTACTCATAAGTTGCAGGCGCAAAAACGCCTGACGTCAAACAACGCTGACGACAACCCGGTAAGCCGGAGGGAAGGGAGTTAGATTTTCAGTGACTTCGCTCAGGGCGCGGATTATCGCAGCACGATACCGGTGACGCCTGAGCACGGCCAATTACTATAGAGGTGTGAGTAAATAAACAATTCACACGGCAGCATAGTAATCCTCCTTAGTTTTCAGTGGGTGAATGGATGAATTGATGATAATGTTTGCTCGATACATTATCCAGAAAAAGTATTACCAGTGTGACTTATTTTCGGAGCCTTTAACTTCGCCATCATCGCCAGTAAAGAGAACGATGCTGTTCCTGAATCCTGAGACACGATAGGTATAAAGACGAACACTCCAGTAATCATTTTAATGCGCCCTGAGTCGGGTGCTTAAATTATTATTTGTCTTTCAAAGATTGGCTAACTTTGTCTCTTACCAGTTGCAAAAATGCAGTAGGGTTAGTTCCCCATAATTTGGGATCGAAATCAGAGCCATAACGATGATTGAAACCCTTATCCAGATCGTCACATTCTTCAGTGAGCAGATCGATATCGGCTATTAATCCATGTCGCAACGCAAAATGCGTATCCGCAATGAAAGCATCAATTTTGGGTTCAATTTCATCGCTGTCATCAATGAGATCGTAATCCTGTCCAAAGTAAACAGTGATAAAGCAGTCCAGCTCATTCAGGTTCAAATTCTTCATTATCAGGCCTTCGGAAACGCAGTCAGGACAAAATAGGGTTTTCCCTGCCATTGCTGAAATCGGATGACTACTCGTACTTTAAAACAGGCCGTAACTTTTGTTGAGCCTCTGGTCACAACAATGCCTGTCTGATGAGCAAAAATACGTTCCAGTTCCATTTTTGCATTCAAATTCGGTTTACGACCCTTGACAACTTCGCCAGCAAAATGGTTGTATTGTACAACCTTATTTCACCCGACCGCAGACCATGACTGATTCCACCCTTATCCAGACTATCCGTGCATCATCGCGCCTGATGGTGCGCGAACTGGGATTTATGAACACCACGCTGGCGGCGACCGAGTATTCACCCTCGGCGGTTCATACCCTGCTGGAAGTTGCCAGCCATGATGGAATGACCGCCGCGCAGCTGGTGCAAATCCTTGGGCTGGAGAAGTCCAGCGTGAGTCGTATGCTGGGCAAGCTGATCAAAGCAGGCGAATTAACCGAATTGCCCTCCGCGCAGGATGCGCGTGTGAAGCAGCTGGCGCTGACCGAACAGGGGAAAATCAGCGTTGCCCGGATCAATGAATATGGTACTCGCCAGGTTATTACTGCGCTGGCTCACCTGAGTGCGCCGCAGCAGCAGGCGGTTGCTCAGGGGTTAGCGGCCTATGCTGGGGCATTAAAAGCGCGACGCGATCAGGCGGAGGTTGTGCCGGAAATCACCATCACTACCGGGTATCAGCCGGGCCTGATTGGCCGGGTCGCGGAAATGCATGGTTGCTACTACGCGCAGCATCATGGTTTTGGCCACTTTTTTGAAGGCAAAGTGGCAACTGGCCTGGCGGAGTTTGCAGGTCGGCTGGATGCACCACGTAATCAAATCTGGGTCGCCAGCCAGCAAGGGCGTATTGTTGGCTCGGTTGCCATCGATGGGGAAGACCTGGGGAATAACCAGGCACATCTGCGCTGGTTTATTCTCGACGATGGGTGTCGTGGGGCTGGTGTGGGCAGAAAGTTACTTGGCGCTGCGATGGCATTTTGTGATGCGCAGGCATTCTCAGCGGTGCAGCTCTGGACTTTCAGCGGGCTGGATGCGGCTCGCCGCCTGTACGAGTTCTTTGGCTTTACCCTGACGCAGGAATGGCAGGGCGATCAATGGGGGAAAACCATGCTGGAACAGCAATTCACCCGCGTGGCTAAATAACTGTTATCTGTTTTTTTGCCAGCGGGCGGGCCATCGCGTCATCCAGCGGATAATTTAACAATCCCATGGCGATTGAAAGCGGTGAAATTATGGATGCGAAAACGATTATGTTGCTGCAACACCTGGCATTGCGCTTCAATTTCGATCCCGATCCAACAAACCTAAACTCAACACACAGGTAAATCGGTAAGTATCTGTAGATACTCTGTCTCGCGTCAAGTATTTACGGATGCCTGTCACTAAAAAGCTTCGCTGCATCAAAGTCCTGACCGTGTTTTATGCAACTCCATAAGCCGGTCAGGTATTTTCTCATGATGGCGCATATCGCCTGGATTTTTTTCCTGCCCCTCGCCACTAACGCCGTGTAAAACGCATTGGCCCGTGGTTCATGGTGCGCCGCACTCAGCGCCGCCATATACATTGCCCTGCGCAGGTGACCGTTCCCTGCCTTACCCAGACGCCCCGGCCGGTTTACGCTGCTCCCTGACTGGCTCCGCTTAACGTGTAGTCCCGCATGGCGACTCACCTGGTTCGCTTTCATATCCCGCGGCANNNNNNNNNNNNNNNNNNNNNNNNNNNNNNNNNNNNNNNNNNNNNNNNNNNNNNNNNNNNNNNNNNNNNNNNNNNNNNNNNNNNNNNNNNNNNNNNNNNNCTCCGGAAAACAAAATGGCGTATAGTGTTAACCGGTTCCCGACCTCGTCATCAGAGATTGTTCAGCCTGCCTTGTGATGCGAAGTCAGTCTCGCGAGAGAAAGCTTCCTGGTACTCTTCGGCCCGGACAAGGAGGCGGGAGCCACTCTACAGACGAAGTCACTGTGATAGCTGCTTCCAGCGGCGCGCGGCTTCCCGGTTATCAGTTCAGATTTCAGAGAAATCATAATCTGACCCTCCAAACATACAAGCGGCGCGATTTATCGCGCAATTCTGTGCACGGGACCAGAAAACCCGGCGTGATAAATCACGCCGCTACAATACGGCGCTAGCTTCCTGTTGTGGGTTGGTTAGAATCAACCATCGGCCACTGACAGGAGCGCTCCATGCTGGACATCACCCACTTTCCTCTATTTCTCGCCTCAGTCTTTTTACTCTGTATCACGCCTGGCCCTGATCTGGCCTACGTGGTCGGGCAAAGTGTGGCGAACGGGCGACGTTCCGGGGTGATCTCGGCAGCAGGGGTGGCGTTAGGTAGCTGCACCCATGCGGTTGCCAGTGCCATTGGTCTCACCGCCTTGATTGCCGCGTCGCCGCTGCTGTTTACGGTGATCAAATATATCGGTGCCGCCTACCTGCTTTTTCTCGGCAGCAAGATGGTGTGGGGGACCTTTGTCAGCCGCAGTGCAGCCAATCAGGAA is drawn from Pantoea cypripedii and contains these coding sequences:
- a CDS encoding RNase A-like domain-containing protein: MNAKMELERIFAHQTGIVVTRGSTKVTACFKVRVVIRFQQWQGKPYFVLTAFPKA
- a CDS encoding bifunctional helix-turn-helix transcriptional regulator/GNAT family N-acetyltransferase: MTDSTLIQTIRASSRLMVRELGFMNTTLAATEYSPSAVHTLLEVASHDGMTAAQLVQILGLEKSSVSRMLGKLIKAGELTELPSAQDARVKQLALTEQGKISVARINEYGTRQVITALAHLSAPQQQAVAQGLAAYAGALKARRDQAEVVPEITITTGYQPGLIGRVAEMHGCYYAQHHGFGHFFEGKVATGLAEFAGRLDAPRNQIWVASQQGRIVGSVAIDGEDLGNNQAHLRWFILDDGCRGAGVGRKLLGAAMAFCDAQAFSAVQLWTFSGLDAARRLYEFFGFTLTQEWQGDQWGKTMLEQQFTRVAK
- a CDS encoding contact-dependent growth inhibition system immunity protein, with the translated sequence MKNLNLNELDCFITVYFGQDYDLIDDSDEIEPKIDAFIADTHFALRHGLIADIDLLTEECDDLDKGFNHRYGSDFDPKLWGTNPTAFLQLVRDKVSQSLKDK
- a CDS encoding transposase, whose protein sequence is PRDMKANQVSRHAGLHVKRSQSGSSVNRPGRLGKAGNGHLRRAMYMAALSAAHHEPRANAFYTALVARGRKKIQAICAIMRKYLTGLWSCIKHGQDFDAAKLFSDRHP